In the Egibacteraceae bacterium genome, one interval contains:
- a CDS encoding DUF5319 family protein produces MEDEFDDEYDEDPAEHPPLPLDRREAARVRRDLDDLAAFRHAFEPEGYKGVSMFCQDCVEEHFYGWQMLEHNLRALLESGETPVHEPAFDPRPDEYVDWEYAQGYLDGLADAGAPALPTHTTLPGGCPFCGADLPGDTAQIIHCPTCGAHLGPARIARALLDRGWSNEDVIELLRGARVPPLRGLPGGEPAEG; encoded by the coding sequence ATGGAGGACGAGTTCGACGACGAGTACGACGAGGATCCGGCCGAGCACCCACCGCTGCCGCTGGATCGGCGGGAGGCAGCCCGCGTCCGCCGGGATCTCGACGACCTCGCCGCCTTCCGCCACGCCTTCGAGCCGGAGGGCTACAAGGGCGTGAGCATGTTCTGCCAGGACTGCGTGGAGGAGCACTTCTACGGATGGCAGATGCTGGAGCACAACCTGCGCGCACTGCTCGAGTCGGGTGAGACCCCCGTGCACGAGCCGGCGTTCGATCCCCGCCCCGACGAGTACGTGGACTGGGAGTACGCACAGGGCTACCTCGACGGCCTCGCCGATGCGGGCGCGCCGGCGCTACCCACGCACACCACCCTTCCCGGTGGCTGCCCCTTCTGCGGCGCCGACCTGCCCGGCGACACGGCCCAGATCATCCACTGCCCCACCTGCGGCGCGCATCTCGGGCCGGCACGCATCGCGCGCGCCCTGCTCGATCGCGGCTGGTCCAACGAGGACGTGATCGAGCTCCTGCGCGGCGCGCGGGTACCCCCGCTGCGCGGTCTGCCGGGCGGGGAGCCCGCCGAGGGCTGA
- a CDS encoding type 1 glutamine amidotransferase domain-containing protein: MATTTVLVLAADLFEDTELLYPVHRLREEGIAVTIAGLTDEPVTGKKGHGPVPVDTTVEAVDAAAFDAVVIPGGFAPDKLRRSRTVLDLVRAFDTAGKPVAFICHAGWVPISAGIIKGRRATSVDAIRDDMVNAGADWVDEACVVDGTLISARTPDDLGPWMQALLGALQTG; this comes from the coding sequence ATGGCCACCACGACGGTGCTGGTCCTCGCCGCGGACCTGTTCGAGGACACCGAGCTCCTCTACCCGGTCCACCGCCTCCGGGAGGAGGGCATCGCGGTGACCATCGCCGGGCTCACCGATGAGCCGGTGACCGGCAAGAAGGGCCACGGGCCCGTCCCGGTCGACACGACCGTGGAGGCGGTCGACGCCGCGGCGTTCGACGCCGTCGTCATCCCCGGCGGATTCGCGCCCGACAAGCTGCGCCGCTCGCGCACGGTCCTGGACCTGGTGCGGGCCTTCGACACCGCCGGCAAACCCGTCGCGTTCATCTGCCATGCCGGGTGGGTGCCGATCTCTGCGGGCATCATCAAAGGCCGGCGCGCGACCAGTGTCGACGCGATCCGCGACGACATGGTCAACGCGGGCGCCGACTGGGTCGACGAGGCCTGCGTGGTCGACGGCACCCTGATCTCCGCGCGCACCCCCGACGACCTCGGTCCCTGGATGCAGGCGCTGCTTGGCGCCCTGCAGACCGGGTAG
- the thiO gene encoding glycine oxidase ThiO produces MPTATQPDVVVVGAGVIGLSIAWRAAQAGLAVTLVDDRPGRAASWAAAGMLAPVTEVHYGEEALLELNLASAAAYADFAAGLTEASGRDTGYRRCGTLLVARDTDEAAVLDELHRFQAKLGLATTRLRGRAARELEPALAPRTRSAILVEGDHQVDNRALVTALRSAVDRAGVAVAPGRVAAVRTTSQRAAGVTLADGTALHAPRVVLAAGAGTGAIAGLPAAAVPPVRPVKGQLLHLRPRGGAPPLTSRTIRGLDVYVVARADGRLVVGATVEEQGHDRTATAGGVRRLLRDAWELLPGIDEYELTETAVGLRPGSPDNAPLLGPAAGVHGLILATGHYRNGILLAPVTAEAITELLVTGVVPARIAPFAPERFAVAARR; encoded by the coding sequence ATGCCGACCGCGACGCAGCCGGACGTGGTCGTCGTGGGGGCCGGCGTCATCGGCCTGTCCATCGCGTGGCGCGCAGCGCAGGCGGGGCTGGCGGTGACCCTGGTCGACGACCGGCCGGGCCGCGCGGCGTCCTGGGCCGCCGCCGGCATGCTCGCCCCGGTGACCGAGGTGCACTACGGCGAGGAGGCGCTGCTCGAGCTGAACCTCGCGTCCGCCGCCGCCTATGCCGACTTCGCGGCGGGGCTCACCGAGGCCTCCGGTCGCGACACGGGCTACCGGCGCTGCGGGACCCTGCTGGTGGCCCGCGACACCGACGAGGCCGCGGTGCTGGACGAGCTGCACCGCTTCCAGGCCAAGCTCGGCCTCGCCACGACACGGCTGCGCGGCCGCGCGGCCCGCGAGCTCGAACCGGCGCTGGCACCCCGCACCCGCAGCGCGATCCTCGTCGAGGGCGACCACCAGGTCGACAACCGCGCGCTGGTCACCGCCCTGCGCAGCGCCGTCGACCGCGCCGGCGTCGCGGTGGCACCGGGCCGGGTCGCGGCGGTGCGCACGACGAGCCAGCGGGCCGCCGGGGTCACCTTGGCGGACGGCACGGCCCTGCACGCCCCCCGCGTCGTGCTGGCCGCCGGTGCGGGCACCGGCGCCATCGCCGGCCTGCCCGCGGCGGCGGTCCCCCCGGTGCGCCCGGTGAAGGGGCAGCTGCTGCACCTGCGTCCCCGCGGGGGCGCGCCGCCCTTGACGAGCAGGACGATCCGGGGGTTGGACGTCTACGTCGTCGCCCGCGCGGACGGCCGGCTGGTGGTCGGGGCCACCGTCGAGGAGCAGGGCCACGACCGCACCGCCACCGCCGGCGGGGTGCGCCGGCTGCTGCGCGACGCCTGGGAGCTCCTGCCCGGGATCGACGAGTACGAGCTGACCGAGACCGCTGTCGGGCTTCGTCCCGGCTCTCCGGACAACGCCCCCCTGCTGGGCCCCGCCGCCGGCGTCCACGGGCTGATCCTCGCGACCGGGCACTACCGCAACGGGATCCTGCTCGCGCCGGTGACGGCCGAGGCGATCACCGAGCTGCTGGTGACCGGCGTCGTCCCCGCGAGGATCGCGCCGTTCGCCCCCGAGCGCTTCGCCGTCGCGGCACGCCGATGA
- a CDS encoding GuaB3 family IMP dehydrogenase-related protein translates to MEPFFPGTRTGSLHAGCPIDTAEGEASVAEIEIGIGKSGRRAYGFDDIAIVPSRRTRDPEDVDITWQIDAYEFGLPVLGSAMDGVVSPRFAIELGRLGGLGVLNLEGLWTRYEDPDAVLAEIAELAPEVATARMQEIYKEPVRPELVGRRVEEMKTAGITTAASLTPQKVERFHAAALEAGLDILVIQGTVVSAEHLSTTSEPLNLKSFIARYDIPVVVGGCASYSSALHLMRTGAAGILVGVGPGNACTSRGVLGIGVPQATAIADAAGARSRHLEETGRYVHIIADGGMRTGGDIAKAIAVGADAVMLGSPLARATEAPGAGYHWGMATFHPDLPRGARVRVDQIGSLREVLLGPAMENDGTVNLFGALRTSMATCGYASIKEFQRAEVMVAPSLQTEGKFYQRAQGIGMGRR, encoded by the coding sequence ATGGAGCCCTTCTTCCCCGGCACCCGCACCGGGTCCTTGCACGCCGGGTGCCCCATCGACACCGCGGAAGGTGAGGCCAGCGTGGCGGAGATAGAAATCGGCATCGGCAAGAGCGGGAGACGCGCCTACGGTTTCGACGACATCGCGATCGTGCCCTCTCGGCGCACCCGCGATCCCGAGGACGTCGACATCACCTGGCAGATCGACGCGTACGAGTTCGGGCTGCCCGTGCTCGGCTCGGCGATGGACGGCGTGGTGTCGCCGCGGTTTGCGATCGAGCTCGGTCGCCTCGGCGGGCTCGGCGTCTTGAACCTCGAGGGCCTCTGGACCCGCTACGAGGACCCCGACGCCGTGCTGGCAGAGATCGCCGAGCTCGCCCCGGAGGTCGCCACGGCCCGCATGCAGGAGATCTACAAGGAACCGGTGCGCCCGGAGCTGGTCGGCCGGCGTGTCGAGGAGATGAAGACCGCGGGCATCACGACGGCCGCGAGCCTCACGCCGCAGAAGGTCGAGCGCTTCCACGCGGCGGCGTTGGAGGCAGGCCTCGACATCTTGGTGATCCAGGGCACCGTCGTCTCCGCCGAGCACCTGTCGACCACCTCCGAGCCCCTGAACCTCAAGAGCTTCATCGCCCGCTACGACATCCCCGTGGTCGTGGGGGGCTGTGCCTCCTACTCGTCGGCCCTGCACCTCATGCGCACCGGTGCCGCCGGGATCCTCGTCGGTGTCGGCCCGGGCAACGCGTGCACGTCCCGCGGTGTGCTCGGCATCGGGGTCCCCCAGGCCACCGCGATCGCCGACGCGGCCGGTGCCCGCAGCCGCCACCTGGAGGAGACCGGCCGCTACGTGCACATCATCGCCGACGGCGGGATGCGCACGGGCGGCGACATCGCCAAGGCGATCGCGGTCGGGGCGGACGCCGTGATGCTCGGGTCGCCGCTGGCCCGCGCTACCGAGGCGCCCGGCGCCGGCTACCACTGGGGCATGGCCACCTTCCACCCGGACCTCCCCCGCGGCGCCCGGGTGCGCGTCGACCAGATCGGCAGCCTGCGGGAGGTCCTGCTCGGGCCCGCCATGGAGAACGACGGGACCGTGAACCTCTTCGGCGCCCTGCGAACGTCCATGGCCACGTGCGGTTACGCGAGCATCAAGGAGTTCCAGCGGGCCGAGGTCATGGTCGCCCCCTCCCTGCAGACCGAGGGCAAGTTCTACCAGCGCGCCCAGGGCATCGGCATGGGGCGCCGCTAG
- a CDS encoding class F sortase: MHNGRRRLGTMLAAFALSAGGTAAMTVAVASDRQPPPAPPMAGVLEPPLTAGATAPDPGPDPAADETGPTLVPSDPVAVDIPAIGVQSVVGQVGLTPEHTMEVPAGAHYDEAAWYRHSATPGSPGAAVIVGHVDSAARGPSVFFELGSLLPGDEILVTRDDGVTAVFRVEGLGRYPKDDFPTALVYGDGDRALLRLVTCGGAFDRAAGTYRDNLVVFARLVASRS, encoded by the coding sequence ATGCACAACGGTCGCCGCAGACTCGGCACGATGCTGGCGGCGTTCGCGCTGTCGGCGGGTGGGACGGCTGCCATGACGGTCGCGGTCGCCTCCGACCGGCAGCCCCCGCCGGCACCACCCATGGCCGGCGTGCTCGAACCGCCCCTGACAGCCGGGGCAACCGCTCCCGACCCGGGCCCTGACCCGGCCGCCGACGAGACCGGCCCGACGCTCGTCCCGTCCGACCCCGTCGCGGTCGACATCCCTGCCATCGGCGTGCAGTCGGTGGTGGGCCAGGTGGGCCTCACCCCCGAGCACACCATGGAGGTGCCGGCGGGTGCGCACTACGACGAGGCGGCCTGGTACCGGCACTCCGCGACGCCGGGGTCGCCCGGCGCGGCGGTCATAGTCGGGCACGTCGACTCCGCCGCGCGGGGCCCATCGGTCTTCTTCGAGCTCGGTAGCCTCCTGCCGGGTGACGAGATCCTGGTGACGCGCGACGACGGCGTGACGGCGGTCTTTCGTGTGGAGGGGCTCGGCCGATACCCCAAGGACGACTTCCCGACGGCGCTGGTCTACGGCGACGGTGACCGGGCCCTGCTGCGGCTGGTCACCTGCGGCGGTGCGTTCGACCGAGCTGCCGGGACCTACCGTGACAACCTCGTGGTCTTTGCCAGACTGGTCGCCTCCCGGTCGTGA
- the guaA gene encoding glutamine-hydrolyzing GMP synthase, which translates to MTAPHEDYDTVLVVDFGAQYAQVIARRVRECHVYSEIVPASITAAELAARRPAGVILSGGPKSVYSPGAPTVDAGLFDAGVPLLGICYGQQLMAAALGGEVARTGQSEFGKTAFTGVVDSVLLAGQPADQRVWMSHNDAVVAAPQGFRVIGSTAATPVAAFEDPERRLFGVQYHPEVTHTPWGMDVLRAFLTATGARPTWTSHSVIETAVEAIRAQVGDAQVLCGLSGGVDSAVAAALVHEAVGEQLTCVFVDHGLLRHDETAQVEEAFGAHSSAKLVTIKAADRFLEKLAGVTDPERKRKIIGTEFIRVFEEAAREHAGDAAFLVQGTLYPDVIESGHGTAATIKSHHNVGGLPEDMAFELVEPLRWLFKDEARRVGAELGLPADIVQRQPFPGPGLAVRIIGAVTAERLDLLRAADHIVLDELRRAGLEREIWQSFAVLPTIRSVGVQGDERTYGHPIILRAVTSEDAMTADFARIDWDVLERIAGRIINEVPGINRVAYDITSKPPGTIEWE; encoded by the coding sequence ATGACCGCGCCGCACGAGGATTACGACACTGTGCTGGTGGTGGACTTCGGCGCGCAGTACGCCCAGGTCATCGCCCGGCGGGTGCGCGAGTGCCACGTCTACTCCGAGATCGTGCCCGCGTCGATCACCGCGGCGGAGCTCGCCGCCCGCCGGCCCGCCGGGGTGATCCTGTCGGGGGGCCCGAAGTCGGTGTACTCGCCGGGGGCACCGACGGTCGATGCCGGCTTGTTTGATGCCGGCGTGCCGCTGCTGGGCATCTGCTACGGCCAGCAGCTGATGGCGGCGGCCCTCGGCGGCGAGGTCGCCCGCACCGGCCAGTCGGAGTTCGGCAAGACCGCCTTCACCGGCGTGGTGGACAGCGTGCTGCTCGCCGGTCAGCCGGCGGACCAGCGCGTCTGGATGAGCCACAACGACGCCGTGGTGGCCGCCCCGCAGGGCTTCCGGGTGATCGGGTCGACCGCCGCCACGCCCGTGGCCGCGTTCGAGGATCCCGAGCGCAGGCTGTTCGGGGTGCAGTACCACCCGGAGGTGACCCACACCCCGTGGGGCATGGACGTCCTGCGCGCGTTCCTCACCGCCACCGGCGCCCGGCCGACGTGGACGTCGCACTCGGTGATCGAGACGGCCGTCGAGGCCATCCGCGCGCAGGTCGGCGACGCGCAGGTGCTGTGCGGCCTGTCGGGCGGGGTGGACTCGGCGGTCGCCGCCGCGCTCGTGCACGAGGCCGTGGGGGAGCAGCTCACCTGCGTGTTCGTCGACCACGGCCTCCTCCGCCACGACGAGACGGCGCAGGTCGAAGAGGCCTTCGGGGCGCACTCGTCAGCCAAGCTCGTGACCATCAAGGCCGCTGACCGCTTCCTGGAGAAGCTCGCCGGGGTCACCGACCCGGAGCGCAAGCGCAAGATCATCGGCACCGAGTTCATCCGCGTCTTCGAGGAGGCCGCGCGCGAACATGCCGGCGACGCCGCGTTCCTCGTGCAGGGCACGCTGTACCCCGACGTCATCGAGTCCGGCCACGGGACCGCCGCGACCATCAAGAGCCACCACAACGTCGGCGGGCTGCCCGAGGACATGGCGTTCGAGCTCGTCGAGCCGCTGCGCTGGCTGTTCAAGGACGAGGCCCGCCGGGTCGGTGCCGAGCTCGGCCTGCCCGCCGACATCGTCCAGCGCCAGCCCTTCCCCGGCCCCGGTCTGGCGGTGCGGATCATCGGTGCGGTCACCGCCGAGCGGCTCGATCTGCTGCGGGCAGCGGACCACATCGTGCTCGACGAGCTGCGCCGCGCCGGCCTGGAACGCGAGATCTGGCAGTCCTTCGCGGTGCTGCCGACGATCCGGTCGGTCGGCGTGCAGGGCGACGAGCGCACCTACGGCCACCCGATCATCCTGCGGGCGGTCACCAGCGAGGACGCCATGACGGCCGACTTCGCCCGCATCGACTGGGACGTGCTCGAGCGCATCGCCGGGCGGATCATCAACGAGGTCCCCGGCATCAACCGGGTCGCCTACGACATCACCTCCAAGCCCCCCGGCACCATCGAGTGGGAGTAG
- a CDS encoding ice-binding family protein, protein MLPRPIRPLGVTRTGRPLTVALVVLTVLVVASSVSLAAQHPVGLGTADSFAVLAGSTITNTGPTTITGDVGLHPGPAVTGFDSVTLSGELHVADAVAAQAKDDLVTAYNDAAGRTPTATVGTELGNQTLLPGVYRSATGTFGITGTLTLDARGNPDAVFIFQTASTLITASNSAVNLVNGADACNVFWQVGSSATLGTGTSFKGTILALTSITLDTGAVITDGRALARNGAVTMDSNTITRAACAPTPTPTPTPTPTPTATATPAPTPTATPAPTPSPSPMPTPGGTPPGGTPPGGTPPGGTPPGVTPPGVTPPGVTPPGTSPPTRMAPPIGGVPTGDGSTAGFQDVGLLVVGAGLLLGAVILLVVRPPLARRPRR, encoded by the coding sequence ATGCTCCCACGTCCCATCCGCCCCCTGGGCGTCACCCGCACGGGCCGACCGCTGACGGTCGCCCTGGTGGTCCTGACGGTCCTGGTGGTCGCGAGCTCCGTGTCCCTCGCCGCACAACACCCCGTGGGCCTCGGGACGGCCGACAGCTTCGCGGTGCTGGCCGGCTCGACCATCACCAACACCGGGCCCACCACGATCACCGGCGACGTCGGCTTGCACCCCGGGCCCGCGGTGACCGGATTCGACTCCGTCACGCTGTCGGGCGAGCTGCATGTCGCCGACGCCGTCGCCGCCCAGGCCAAGGACGACCTGGTCACCGCCTACAACGACGCCGCCGGGCGGACCCCCACCGCCACCGTGGGCACCGAGCTCGGCAACCAGACGCTGCTGCCCGGCGTCTACCGCTCGGCGACCGGGACGTTCGGGATCACGGGGACGCTGACCCTCGACGCCCGGGGCAACCCCGACGCCGTCTTCATCTTCCAGACGGCTTCGACGCTCATCACCGCGTCCAACAGCGCCGTGAACCTCGTCAACGGTGCTGATGCCTGCAACGTGTTCTGGCAGGTCGGCAGCTCGGCGACCCTCGGCACGGGCACGTCCTTCAAGGGCACCATCCTGGCGCTGACCTCCATCACGCTCGACACCGGCGCGGTGATCACCGATGGCCGGGCACTGGCACGCAACGGCGCGGTCACCATGGACTCGAACACCATCACCCGCGCCGCCTGCGCCCCGACGCCCACACCGACGCCGACGCCGACACCGACGCCGACGGCGACGGCGACCCCCGCCCCCACCCCGACGGCGACCCCCGCCCCCACCCCGAGCCCGAGCCCGATGCCGACGCCCGGTGGGACGCCGCCGGGTGGGACGCCGCCGGGTGGGACGCCGCCGGGTGGGACGCCGCCGGGTGTGACGCCGCCGGGTGTGACGCCGCCGGGTGTGACGCCGCCGGGCACCAGCCCGCCGACCAGGATGGCGCCCCCCATCGGTGGTGTCCCAACCGGTGACGGTTCGACCGCAGGGTTCCAGGACGTGGGTCTGCTGGTCGTCGGGGCCGGCCTCCTCCTCGGCGCGGTCATCCTGCTCGTGGTGCGCCCGCCCCTCGCACGCAGGCCGCGGCGGTGA
- the thiS gene encoding sulfur carrier protein ThiS, whose amino-acid sequence MTVTVNGQARPLPPGTSVADLVAEHGPTVAGDRVAVAVNGEVVPRHAWTTTTLADGDRVELLAAMQGGAAPAGDDDALVIAGVRFGSRLVLGTGGATSLEALERALVASGAEMATVALRRVDPASKGSVLDVLDRCGVRLLPNTAGCFTARDAVTTARLAREAFATDWVKLEVIGDERTLLPDAVELVDAAEQLVDEGFTVLPYCGDDPVVARRLEEVGCAAVMPLGSPIGSGGGIRNRANLAMIVEHAGVPVILDAGIGTASDATLAMELGCDAVLLASAVTRAQEPATMAEAMRAAVRAGRLARRAGRIPVRLYAEASTTFEGLPEY is encoded by the coding sequence ATGACGGTCACCGTCAACGGTCAGGCCCGCCCCCTGCCGCCCGGGACCAGCGTCGCCGACCTCGTCGCCGAGCACGGCCCCACGGTGGCCGGTGACCGGGTGGCCGTCGCGGTCAACGGCGAGGTGGTCCCCCGCCACGCGTGGACGACCACGACGCTCGCCGACGGCGACCGGGTGGAGCTGCTCGCCGCGATGCAGGGGGGGGCCGCGCCGGCGGGTGACGACGACGCCCTGGTCATCGCCGGCGTGCGGTTCGGCTCCCGGTTGGTGCTGGGCACCGGCGGCGCCACGAGCCTGGAGGCGCTCGAGCGGGCCCTCGTCGCCTCGGGGGCCGAGATGGCCACGGTGGCCCTGCGGCGCGTGGATCCCGCGTCCAAGGGCTCGGTGCTCGACGTCCTGGACCGCTGCGGGGTCCGGCTCCTGCCCAACACGGCCGGGTGCTTCACCGCCCGCGACGCGGTGACCACGGCGCGCCTGGCCCGTGAGGCGTTCGCGACCGACTGGGTCAAGCTGGAGGTGATCGGCGACGAGCGCACCCTCTTGCCCGACGCCGTCGAGCTGGTGGACGCCGCCGAGCAGCTCGTCGACGAGGGCTTCACGGTCCTGCCCTACTGCGGCGACGACCCCGTGGTGGCCCGGCGGCTGGAGGAGGTGGGCTGCGCGGCGGTGATGCCGCTCGGCTCGCCGATCGGCTCCGGTGGCGGGATCCGCAACCGCGCCAACCTGGCGATGATCGTCGAGCACGCCGGCGTGCCGGTGATCCTCGACGCGGGCATCGGCACCGCCAGCGACGCGACCCTGGCCATGGAGCTCGGCTGCGACGCGGTGCTGCTGGCCAGCGCCGTCACCCGTGCCCAGGAGCCGGCGACCATGGCCGAGGCGATGCGCGCCGCCGTGCGCGCCGGGCGTCTGGCGCGCCGGGCCGGGCGCATCCCGGTCAGGCTGTACGCGGAGGCCTCGACCACCTTCGAGGGGCTGCCCGAGTACTGA